In the genome of Zonotrichia albicollis isolate bZonAlb1 chromosome 24, bZonAlb1.hap1, whole genome shotgun sequence, one region contains:
- the LOC141731669 gene encoding uncharacterized protein LOC141731669: MAAAAAPSGCERAPDWGKADSACAEFEGGVASGDHALCVAPPSKETEARENGGKGGKNEEKGGKNGSEDEEEEEEKEIGVKKSEKCEKIEENGAKLREMEGEEDEGKENGEKLEKSGENLGEKGEIGSEEEEEEKIGVKKGKNEEKSENSGENGVEMDKNGGKEEKIGAEKGKTESEEEEEEDEEERSKKIVKNGAKKGKIESEEEEEEEEEERKKNGAKKGKKEGKLGENRAKRRKIESEEEEGEDEEEEEEEEEERKKIGVKMGEKSGKNEEKMGKIGRKRRKIESEEEEDEEEDEEEEERKKFGVKRGKNEEKSKKKREK; the protein is encoded by the exons atggcggcggcggcggcgccgagcGGCTGCGAACG GGCGCCGGATTGGGGCAAAGCCGACAGCGCATGCGCGGAGTTTGAAGGGGGCGTGGCCAGCGGGGACCACGCCTTGTGCGTGGCGCCCCCTAGCAAGGAGACGGAAGCGCGGGAAAATGGCGGAAAAGgcgggaaaaatgaggaaaaaggcGGGAAAAATGggagtgaggatgaggaggaggaagaggagaaggaaattggggtgaaaaaaagtgaaaaatgtgaaaaaattgAGGAAAACGGGGCGAAATTGAGGGAAATGGAGGGTGAGGAAGACgaggggaaggaaaatggggaaaaattggaaaaaagtggggaaaatttgggggaaaagggggaaattgggagtgaggaggaagaggaggagaaaattggggtgaaaaaaggaaaaaatgaggagaaaTCCGAAAATTCCGGGGAAAACGGGGTGGAAATGgacaaaaatgggggaaaagaggaaaaaattggggcagaaaaggggaaaactgagagtgaggaagaggaggaggaagatgaagaggaaagatcaaaaaaaattgttaaaaatggggcaaaaaaggggaaaattgagagtgaggaagaggaggaggaagaagaggaggagaggaagaaaaatggggcgaaaaagggaaaaaaggagggaaaattgggggaaaatcgggcaaaaaggaggaaaattgagagtgaggaagaggaaggtgaggatgaagaggaggaagaggaagaggaggaggagaggaagaaaattggggtaaaaatgggggaaaaatctgggaaaaatgaggaaaaaatggggaaaattgggagaaaaaggaggaaaattgagagtgaggaagaggaagatgaggaggaagatgaggaggaggaggagaggaagaaatttggggtgaaaaggggaaaaaatgaggaaaaatcaaaaaaaaaacgggaaaaatga
- the LOC141731670 gene encoding uncharacterized protein LOC141731670: MNGASEGDVGGYKRRCRALKRRLKLLLYEQECFQEELRRAQRKLLKVSRDKSFLLDRLLQYENVDDDSSDSEATASSDNSDGDGPKGAEPTPAKRRRSPSPPPSGFGPSPYMMASPPYSPFPAQFPPLPPGGGARPRPSPARRSKGTRRGQPPPAPLPPSPSPLAREGRGCPGGVAPARPSPRRRWPRPQPRPPCRPRSRGAS, encoded by the exons ATGAACGGGGCGAGCGAGGGCGATGTCGGCGGCTACAAACGGCGCTGCCGGGCCCTGAAACGGCGCCTGAAGCTGCTGCTCTAC gagcaggaatgtttccaggaggagctgaggagggCCCAGCGCAAACTGCTGAAAGTGTCACGGGATAAAAG TTTCCTCCTGGACCGGCTCCTCCAGTACGAAAACGTCGACGATGATTCCTCAG aCTCGGAGGCGACGGCGTCATCGGACAACAGCGACGGGGACGGCCCCAAGGGGGCGGAGCCAACGCCCGCCAAGAG GCGCCGCTCGCCGTCCCCTCCCCCCTCAGGCTTTGGCCCCTCCCCCTACATG ATGGCGTCGCCGCCCTACAGCCCCTTCCCGGCGCAGTTCCCGCCCCTCCCCcctgggggcggggccaggcCACGCCCCTCCCCTGCCCGGCGCAGCAAAGGGACCCGGAGGGGGCAG cctccccccgcccccctccccccctccccttcaCCACTGGCAcgggaggggcggggctgtCCGGGGGGCGTGGCCCCGGCTCGCCCCTCCCCCCGCCGGcgctggccccgcccccagccccgcccccCGTGCCGGCCACGCTCCCGCGGCGCCTCCTGA
- the LOC141731671 gene encoding LOW QUALITY PROTEIN: myc-associated zinc finger protein-like (The sequence of the model RefSeq protein was modified relative to this genomic sequence to represent the inferred CDS: deleted 3 bases in 2 codons) gives MTSSPSATPPPLPVTSSPVTSSSSSSRKGKGAPYVCGLCAKEFKNGYNLRRHQATHGAGTAPKRAPRPAPSLLPLPQSSWRPPRARRAVGGDNVGTTTKRASAASAARKSHACDTCGKAFRDVYHLKRHRLSHTDERPFQCPVCQQRFKRKDRMASHVRSHQGHVHKPYACGHCGKSFSRPDHLNSHVRQVHSTERPFKCQTCEAAFATRDRLRAHAVRHEDKVPCHVCGKLLSAAYVSDHLRVHGPAPRAQATPRGSGCPAPSPSPAPAPPPPLDGTPGGSQGW, from the exons ATGACGTCATCGCCCTCGGCCACGCCTCCGCCGCTGCCGGTGACGTCATCACCGGTGACGTCATCATCATCGTCGTCGCGGAAGGGCAAGGGCGCCCCGTACGTGTGCGGGCTGTGCGCCAAGGAGTTCAAGAACGGCTACAACCTGCGGCGCCACCAGGCCACGCACGGCGCCGGCACCGCCCCCAAgcgcgccccccgccccgcccccagcctgctgcccctcccccagagctcctggagaCCCCCCAGGGCGAGGAGG GCGGTGGGAGGTGACAACGTGGGGACAACAACCAAGAGGGCGTCGGCGGCGTCGGCGGCGAGGAAGAGCCACGCGTGCGACACGTGCGGGAAGGCGTTCCGCGACGTGTACCACCTGAAGCGGCACCGGCTGTcgcacacggacgagaggcccttccagtgccccgtGTGCCAGCAGCGCTTCAAGCGCAAGGACAGGATGGCGTCGCACGTGCGCTCCCACCAGGGCCACGTGCACAAGCCCTACGCCTGCGGGCACTGCGGCAAGAGCTTCTCCAG GCCGGACCACCTCAACAGCCACGTCCGGCAGGTTCACTCCACCGAGCGG CCGTTCAAGTGCCAG ACGTGTGAGGCGGCGTTTGCCACGCGTGACCGGCTGCGTGCCCACGCCGTGCGCCACGAGGACAAGGTGCCGTGCCACGTGTGCGGGAAGCTGCTCAGCGCCGCCTACGTCAGCGACCACCTGCGGGTGCacggccccgccccccgcgcgCAGGCCACGCCCAGAG GTTCCGGctgccccgccccctccccaagccccgcccccgcccctcccccacccctggACGGGACCCCcgggggcagccagggctggtga
- the LOC141731730 gene encoding hydroxyproline dehydrogenase-like: MEGSMGQGLSGGRCMRQGVTKGWRGSLWRSMEQRRSMGQERPGGKSVGQEGSVGGSMGQQGSEGGEGSPLQQQVEVMVREGRALAVLGWWELLRGLLVFALCSHPRLQQDPEAFLRASRRVLGAHLWRALLSVSLWGQFAVGRSPAAVQELGQRLRARGLRPLLALPIEGEGPDGEGEEWFEQNCGAALQCVGLAAASGPEPAMQLKITALVSQRLCEKISLRLAEPEGAGLNPEEVAAMLGGQVPGLTWLSPEENEHLGRGLRRLERVAQAAVSQDVQVLVDAELSHLNPALTALTWGLMWRHNRDGSRARVWHTWQAYLRATESQLRAHLAQVGGAGLSCGVKLVRGAYLAQEQGRARARGCPAPTWDTPEQTSASYERCLRLLLSALARPRSRLSVMVATHNEGSALAALRGLSRVPPGSVCFGQLWGMGEHLSLALGAGGLPVYKSVALGPPEVTIPYLARRAVENRGALGGARRERQLLWAELGRRLRPWA, translated from the exons ATGGAGGGATCTATGGGACAGGGGCTGTCTGGGGGTCGATGTATGAGGCAGGGAGTGACCAAAGGTTGGAGGGGATCCCTGTGGAGATCTATGGAGCAGAGGAGATCTATGGGGCAGGAGAGGCCTGGGGGTAAATCCGTGGGGCAGGAGGGGTCTGTggggggatctatggggcagcagggctcagaaggtggggaggggtCGCCATTGCAGCAGCAGGTGGAGGTGATGGTGAGGGAGGGCCGGGCCCTGGCGgtgctgggatggtgggagctgCTCCGCGGCCTGCTGGTGTttgccctctgctcccacccccGGCTGCAGCAGGACCCCGAGGCG TTCCTGCGGGCGTCCCGCCGGGTTCTGGGTGCCCACCTATGGCGGGCCCTTCTCTCCGTGTCCCTTTGGGGACAGTTTGCGGTCGGCCGGAGCCCGGCGGCCGTGCAGGAGCTGGGCCAGCGGCTCCGGGCCCGCGGCCTGCGGCCATTGCTGGCCCTGCCCATCGAGGGCGAGGGACCCGATGGCGAGGG CGAGGAGTGGTTCGAGCAGAACTGTGGGGCGGCCCTGCAGTGTGTGGGGCTGGCGGCCGCCTCGGGGCCCGAGCCCGCCATGCAGCTGAAGATAACGGCGCTGGTCAGCCAGCGGCTCTGC GAGAAAATCTCACTCCGATTGGCCGAGCCGGAAGGGGCGGGGCTTAACCCAGAAGAAGTGGCGGCCATGTTGGGCGGCCAG GTGCCGGGGCTCACCTGGCTGAGCCCGGAAGAGAACGAGCACCTGGGGCGGGGCCTGAGGAGGCTGGAAcgggtggcacag GCCGCGGTGTCCCAGGACGTGCAGGTGCTGGTGGACGCGGAGCTCTCTCACCTGAACCCCGCCCTCACCGCCCTCACCTGGGGGCTGATGTGGAGGCACAACCGCGACGGGAGCCGGGCACGCGTCTGGCACACCTGGCAGGCCTACCTGAGG GCCACCGAGTCGCAGCTGCGCGCGCACCTGGCCCAGGTGGGCGGGGCCGGCCTCAGCTGCGGGGTGAAGTTGGTGCGCGGGGCTTAcctggcccaggagcaggggcgggcccgggcccggggctgccccgcccCCACCTGGGACACCCCTGAGCAGACCTCGGCCAG ctacGAGCGCTGCCTGCGGCTCCTCCTGTCGGCGctggcccggccccgctcgcgGCTCTCGGTGATGGTGGCGACGCACAACGAGGGATCCGCCCTGGCCGCCCTCAGGGG gcTGTCCCGGGTCCCGCCCGGCTCCGTTTGCTTTGGGCAACTGTGGGGGATGGGCGAGCACCTGAGCCTGGCCCTgg GGGCCGGGGGTCTCCCCGTGTACAAGTCGGTGGCTCTGGGTCCCCCCGAGGTGACGATCCCGTACCTGGCACGGAGAGCGGTCGAGAACCGCGGGGCCCTGGGCGGGGCCAGGAGGGAGCGGCAGCTCCTGTGGGCGGAGCTTGGGCGCAGGCTCCGCCCCTGGGCCTGA